A single genomic interval of Lewinellaceae bacterium harbors:
- a CDS encoding nuclear transport factor 2 family protein: MTRKLFLPLAAALLCAALFAFTSYDNKNAEAEKEVKELILKSYVNGAFNDLDPEAMRAGFHPDFAIFSADGENISKYPIATWADGVEKRKNKPDFDPAKNKWEHNFASVDVTGGSAAVKIELSHEGKLVYTDYLSLLKFDSGWKIVAKVYHRH, encoded by the coding sequence ATGACCAGGAAACTATTTCTCCCTCTGGCGGCCGCCCTGCTGTGCGCTGCCCTCTTCGCCTTCACTTCCTACGACAACAAAAATGCCGAAGCCGAAAAAGAAGTCAAGGAGCTGATCCTCAAATCCTACGTCAACGGCGCCTTCAACGACCTCGACCCCGAGGCCATGCGCGCCGGCTTCCACCCGGATTTCGCCATCTTCTCCGCCGACGGGGAAAACATCAGCAAGTACCCCATCGCCACCTGGGCCGACGGCGTGGAAAAGCGTAAAAACAAGCCGGATTTCGACCCGGCGAAGAACAAATGGGAGCATAACTTTGCCAGCGTGGACGTCACCGGCGGCTCGGCGGCGGTGAAAATTGAGTTGTCGCACGAGGGCAAGCTGGTGTATACGGATTACCTGTCGCTATTGAAGTTTGATAGTGGGTGGAAGATCGTGGCGAAGGTGTATCACCGGCATTGA
- a CDS encoding VCBS repeat-containing protein, with product MKVHYAKLKRGRSVAALLTLLAAIFLTPAYGQLDFFGEGAEDPFELGLSPHPGGVMFPTLADIDNDGDLDLFVGEKWNYSSGCFTETSLDFYRNAGNSDCPDFQFEAPYPFGIPEAASNIKFVDINGDGLLDLFGRQDCVSGTSEGSFICILNTGTATDPVFDADGIQYAPFGLDSGDVTAASVATLAFADLDGDGDYDAFINGRTNGHFRYQENIGTPTAPNFKAWQADPFGLSLPALPNGPIFGALADWDCDGDVDMMNTLWHIDIDPDLYQLYFHENKYDELGYISFEPGVPVDIGFIIAQGDLDGDGDLDIMAFQYYARNISSYCVTLPEAAFSFGHTEDGLQYAFTNESTAQSTECDSVQLLWDFGDGIQSREEHPTHVYPESGIYNVCLTVTDIAGNATYCETIQVISGTTQPYRQDGIRLYPNPARDYLYFQLDEAIPGNTARVEVYDAWGRLFKKAELGFAGPAGPARISIAGLPDGWYLVKVANGGQFYVGEFVKE from the coding sequence ATGAAGGTACATTATGCCAAACTCAAAAGAGGGCGCTCTGTCGCCGCGCTCCTAACCCTGCTGGCGGCCATTTTTCTGACGCCGGCTTACGGACAGCTTGACTTTTTCGGCGAAGGGGCAGAGGATCCTTTCGAACTCGGCCTCAGTCCGCACCCCGGAGGCGTGATGTTCCCCACCCTGGCCGATATCGACAATGACGGCGACCTCGACCTGTTTGTCGGAGAGAAGTGGAACTATTCTTCTGGGTGCTTTACGGAAACCTCCCTGGATTTTTACCGGAACGCGGGAAACAGCGATTGCCCTGATTTTCAATTTGAAGCACCCTATCCTTTCGGAATACCGGAAGCGGCAAGCAATATCAAATTCGTGGACATCAATGGCGACGGGCTGCTCGACCTGTTCGGCCGCCAAGACTGTGTCTCCGGCACCAGCGAGGGCTCCTTTATCTGCATACTGAATACCGGAACTGCAACAGATCCTGTCTTTGACGCCGACGGTATCCAGTACGCCCCCTTTGGCCTCGACTCGGGAGATGTAACGGCTGCCTCCGTCGCCACCCTCGCCTTCGCCGACCTGGATGGCGACGGAGACTACGACGCCTTCATCAACGGCAGGACCAACGGCCATTTCCGCTACCAGGAAAATATCGGAACCCCTACAGCCCCCAACTTTAAAGCCTGGCAGGCCGACCCCTTCGGGCTGAGCCTGCCTGCATTGCCTAACGGCCCCATATTTGGAGCGCTGGCCGACTGGGACTGCGATGGGGATGTCGATATGATGAATACCCTTTGGCACATCGATATAGACCCCGATCTCTATCAGCTTTACTTTCATGAAAACAAGTACGATGAACTGGGGTATATCTCCTTTGAGCCGGGCGTCCCGGTAGATATTGGATTCATTATTGCCCAGGGCGACCTGGACGGCGACGGCGACCTCGATATCATGGCCTTTCAGTACTATGCCAGGAACATTTCATCGTATTGCGTGACGCTGCCCGAGGCGGCCTTCAGCTTTGGCCATACCGAAGACGGCCTGCAGTACGCTTTCACCAACGAATCTACTGCCCAGTCTACCGAATGCGATTCCGTTCAATTGCTCTGGGATTTCGGCGACGGCATCCAAAGCAGGGAAGAGCATCCTACTCATGTTTATCCGGAGTCCGGTATTTACAACGTATGCCTGACGGTGACGGATATCGCCGGCAACGCTACCTACTGTGAAACGATCCAGGTAATTTCCGGCACTACCCAGCCGTACCGCCAGGACGGCATCCGCCTCTACCCCAACCCGGCGCGCGACTACCTCTACTTCCAGTTGGATGAGGCCATTCCTGGAAACACTGCAAGGGTGGAAGTCTACGACGCCTGGGGCCGGTTGTTCAAAAAGGCCGAGCTTGGTTTTGCCGGGCCGGCCGGGCCGGCGCGCATCAGCATTGCCGGTTTGCCGGATGGTTGGTACCTGGTGAAGGTAGCCAATGGCGGGCAGTTCTACGTCGGAGAGTTTGTGAAGGAGTAA
- a CDS encoding response regulator, translating into MQKRRCIQLFAFIISGFLCFRGFGQPVGNNILALSPEDEAYQAGRYDFGSYLYAFVDSAGTRTIEEVAAPSFQPRFFRDSLGLARWFGSDLGPDAQYIWARLAINPQLGRSQEWLINISAAEVDLYIPIDSSRFTHLRSGSVLPFRERAFQGSYGLLPCLPLYLPAGDTLTLYFKLKGPGYPLRNDVAANFNQTLFRPEVYAEWSRRARFLDALIIGILLAVAIYHLIIFFYQRQYVSLFFSLFVLSVALLIMMFSGYSQEFFLSSYNLRNGIIFSPITYFLVYLFYYLFSRLYLKLPEILPALDKIWAGLVLLDLASGALVVKMALASGGLWNVDSGQFFTLVSARAIADLPLYLIPVAAAIAAWRKGNKAAGIYLVAILAFVLQSLANDVNAWFGILPLPQWVYGDIGPAIMVLLFAMGIARQLKTLQEEKSSAEQAELAERAEASRIRELDAFKSRFYTNITHQFRTPLTIILGMAGQIKEHPSAWLNQGTEMIRRNGRRLLQLVDQILTLSRIEAGQLPARFVQDDVIRYLKYIVESFHSSAEQKNIRLQFTPGREELVVDYEPGKLMDILSNLISNAIKFTQKGGVVQVTASVQTEPAETLIIQVKDNGPGIAPGDLPRIFDRFYQAPALSQPSPRGQEPAFSPWGDRGGPGGAEAGAGIGLSLAYELVRYLNGQITAESEPGKGAAFSFALPITRSAPVGHDYDWPDIREAVSAYISLPEDGRIPEEEAAGADQHTVLIVEDNADVVAYIRSVMNSRFHVVARHDGIEGLAKARALIPDIIISDIMMPGMDGLELCRQLKTDKRTSHIPIILLTAKADVTSRIEGLQAGADAYLAKPFNQTELQARIDNLIELRNRLQERYRDLSFLFQPKHALPEENIHPEDHFMRELHGIIEENLSDPNFSIIMLCGQIGMSRATLYKKFKALSNQSVADFIRRVRLHKARQLLETTTLNVTQVAIDVGFKNLSTFSRSFSEEFGVNPSEIKKGDKIC; encoded by the coding sequence ATGCAAAAAAGGCGCTGCATACAGCTTTTTGCATTCATCATTTCAGGCTTCCTTTGTTTCCGGGGATTTGGGCAGCCTGTCGGCAACAACATACTGGCCCTCTCCCCGGAAGACGAGGCCTACCAGGCCGGACGGTACGACTTCGGCAGCTACCTCTACGCCTTCGTCGACTCGGCGGGGACCCGAACGATCGAGGAAGTGGCGGCGCCCTCTTTTCAGCCGCGTTTCTTCCGGGACAGCCTGGGGCTGGCCCGGTGGTTCGGCAGCGACCTGGGGCCGGACGCACAGTACATCTGGGCCCGGCTTGCGATCAACCCTCAGTTGGGCCGCAGCCAGGAATGGCTGATCAACATCAGCGCCGCCGAGGTGGATCTTTATATCCCCATCGATTCCAGCCGTTTCACCCACCTTAGGTCGGGGTCTGTATTGCCCTTTCGGGAAAGGGCCTTTCAGGGCAGCTACGGCCTATTGCCCTGCCTTCCGCTGTACCTCCCTGCCGGCGACACCCTGACGTTGTACTTTAAATTGAAAGGGCCCGGGTATCCGCTCAGAAACGATGTGGCCGCCAACTTCAACCAAACCCTCTTCCGCCCGGAAGTATACGCGGAATGGAGCCGGCGCGCCCGTTTCCTCGACGCTTTGATCATAGGCATCCTGCTGGCCGTAGCCATTTATCACCTGATCATTTTCTTCTATCAGCGCCAGTATGTGTCGCTGTTTTTCAGTCTTTTCGTTCTCTCGGTTGCCTTGCTCATCATGATGTTCAGCGGGTATAGCCAGGAATTTTTTCTGTCCTCATACAATCTCCGGAATGGGATCATATTCTCCCCGATCACCTACTTCCTGGTTTATCTCTTTTATTATCTTTTTTCGCGTTTGTACTTAAAGCTCCCTGAAATATTGCCGGCATTGGACAAAATCTGGGCGGGTTTGGTTCTTCTAGACCTGGCCAGCGGCGCTTTGGTAGTGAAAATGGCGCTTGCCTCCGGCGGCCTGTGGAATGTTGATTCTGGCCAATTCTTTACATTGGTCTCAGCAAGGGCTATAGCTGATCTACCCCTTTATTTGATCCCGGTGGCAGCAGCCATAGCCGCCTGGCGGAAGGGAAACAAAGCTGCCGGCATTTACCTCGTCGCCATATTAGCTTTTGTGCTTCAGAGCCTGGCTAATGACGTGAATGCCTGGTTTGGCATCCTGCCTTTGCCACAATGGGTTTACGGCGACATCGGGCCGGCCATCATGGTCTTGTTGTTCGCCATGGGCATTGCCCGGCAACTGAAAACCCTGCAGGAAGAAAAATCTTCGGCGGAGCAGGCCGAGTTGGCGGAACGCGCCGAAGCCAGCCGCATCCGGGAACTCGATGCATTTAAATCCCGCTTTTACACCAATATCACCCACCAGTTCCGCACGCCGCTTACCATCATCCTCGGCATGGCGGGCCAGATAAAGGAGCATCCCTCCGCCTGGCTCAATCAGGGAACGGAGATGATCCGCCGCAACGGGCGCCGGCTGCTTCAGTTGGTGGACCAAATCCTCACCCTGTCCCGAATAGAGGCCGGGCAACTGCCCGCCCGCTTCGTGCAGGACGATGTGATCAGATACCTCAAATACATCGTGGAATCTTTCCATTCCTCAGCGGAGCAGAAAAACATCCGCCTGCAATTCACCCCCGGCCGGGAAGAACTGGTGGTGGATTACGAACCCGGCAAACTGATGGATATTCTGTCCAACCTGATTTCCAACGCCATTAAATTCACCCAAAAAGGAGGCGTTGTGCAGGTGACGGCAAGCGTTCAAACCGAGCCGGCTGAAACCCTTATCATTCAGGTAAAAGACAATGGCCCTGGTATAGCCCCCGGGGACCTGCCCCGGATATTTGACCGGTTTTATCAGGCGCCGGCCCTCTCCCAACCTTCCCCGAGGGGGCAGGAGCCTGCTTTCTCTCCTTGGGGGGATCGAGGGGGGCCGGGGGGGGCTGAAGCTGGGGCTGGCATCGGCCTTTCGTTAGCCTACGAACTCGTCCGCTACCTCAATGGCCAAATTACCGCTGAGAGCGAGCCGGGAAAAGGCGCTGCTTTTTCTTTCGCCCTGCCCATCACCCGAAGCGCGCCTGTCGGGCATGATTATGATTGGCCAGATATCCGGGAGGCGGTATCGGCTTATATCTCCTTGCCGGAGGACGGCCGTATACCGGAGGAGGAAGCAGCCGGCGCTGATCAGCATACCGTGCTCATCGTTGAAGACAATGCGGATGTGGTTGCTTACATTCGCTCTGTTATGAACTCCCGCTTCCATGTCGTGGCCAGGCATGACGGTATAGAGGGCCTTGCCAAAGCCCGCGCGCTCATCCCGGACATCATCATCAGCGACATCATGATGCCGGGGATGGACGGGCTGGAATTGTGCCGGCAACTGAAAACCGACAAGCGCACCAGCCACATCCCCATCATTCTGCTCACTGCCAAAGCCGACGTCACTTCCCGGATAGAGGGATTGCAGGCCGGTGCTGACGCCTACCTGGCCAAACCTTTCAACCAAACCGAACTTCAGGCCAGGATCGACAACCTCATCGAATTGCGCAACCGGCTACAGGAGCGGTACCGGGATTTGAGTTTTCTTTTTCAGCCCAAACATGCACTGCCGGAGGAAAATATCCACCCTGAAGACCATTTCATGCGGGAATTGCATGGCATCATCGAAGAGAACCTGAGCGACCCCAACTTCAGCATCATCATGCTTTGCGGGCAGATCGGCATGAGCCGGGCCACCTTGTACAAAAAGTTCAAGGCCCTGTCCAATCAGTCTGTTGCCGATTTTATTCGCCGGGTACGCCTTCACAAAGCCCGGCAGCTACTGGAAACCACCACCCTGAACGTTACCCAGGTGGCCATAGACGTCGGCTTTAAAAACCTCTCCACTTTCAGCCGCAGCTTCAGCGAGGAGTTCGGGGTGAATCCCAGTGAGATTAAAAAAGGGGATAAAATTTGCTGA